The following proteins are co-located in the Desulfobacterales bacterium genome:
- a CDS encoding endonuclease domain-containing protein, whose product MTKTRARNLRKNQTDAEKCLWRYLRNRGLKNHKFRRQHPVGPYIADFACVEKGLIVELDGGQHALQAEDDAGRTAYLQSRGFQVLRFWNNQVLTETAAVLEMIVAVLEGSNTPSP is encoded by the coding sequence GTGACAAAAACAAGGGCCAGAAACCTCAGAAAAAATCAGACAGACGCGGAAAAATGCCTTTGGCGATATCTGCGAAATCGGGGGTTAAAAAACCATAAATTCCGGCGGCAGCATCCGGTCGGCCCGTATATTGCTGATTTTGCGTGTGTGGAAAAAGGCCTTATCGTTGAGCTTGACGGCGGCCAGCACGCGCTCCAGGCGGAAGATGACGCCGGGCGGACGGCTTATCTTCAATCCAGAGGTTTTCAGGTATTAAGGTTTTGGAACAATCAGGTGTTAACAGAGACCGCTGCAGTTTTGGAAATGATTGTAGCGGTTTTAGAAGGAAGTAACACCCCCTCACCTTAA
- a CDS encoding acyl-CoA dehydratase activase, with protein MSIVAGCDVGSLTSKAVIMKHNKIIGSFILRSKPRPRDSADAAVKGALDAAGLALEDITYCIGTGYGRDRMAFADHSVSEISCHGKGAKWLLPSARTVIDIGGQDCKAMKLDSDGQVERFNANDKCASGTGRFLEVMANVLGMDINELGPLSRKARSPITLASTCTVWAQADVIKYLNSGTPIEDIGAGVNTAMAKRVAILANTVKPEGDVLMTGGVAKNMGVVATLEKLLGLRIKKARRADPQMAGAIGAAVMAYEEITSRVLEN; from the coding sequence ATGAGTATTGTTGCCGGATGCGACGTGGGATCACTGACCTCAAAGGCGGTGATCATGAAGCACAATAAAATTATCGGAAGTTTTATCCTGAGATCCAAACCGCGGCCCCGGGATTCGGCGGATGCAGCGGTTAAAGGGGCGCTTGACGCGGCCGGGCTAGCCCTTGAAGATATAACCTATTGCATCGGTACCGGCTACGGCCGGGACAGAATGGCCTTTGCGGATCATTCGGTCTCGGAAATCTCCTGCCACGGAAAGGGCGCGAAATGGCTGCTGCCATCTGCCCGAACCGTGATTGATATCGGCGGCCAGGACTGCAAGGCCATGAAACTGGATTCGGACGGCCAGGTGGAGCGGTTTAACGCCAATGACAAGTGCGCGTCCGGCACCGGCCGGTTTCTTGAAGTGATGGCAAACGTTCTGGGCATGGATATCAATGAACTGGGGCCGCTCTCCAGAAAAGCGCGCTCACCGATTACCCTGGCTTCTACCTGCACAGTCTGGGCCCAGGCGGATGTCATCAAATATTTAAATTCCGGAACCCCGATTGAAGACATCGGGGCGGGGGTCAACACGGCCATGGCCAAACGGGTGGCCATTCTGGCCAATACCGTAAAACCCGAAGGGGATGTCCTGATGACCGGCGGGGTGGCCAAAAACATGGGGGTGGTGGCCACACTTGAAAAACTGCTGGGCCTTCGGATCAAAAAGGCCAGACGGGCGGATCCGCAGATGGCGGGCGCGATCGGCGCGGCGGTGATGGCCTATGAGGAGATAACAAGCCGGGTTTTGGAGAATTAG
- a CDS encoding GMC family oxidoreductase: MPLPKTEFDAIVVGTGPGGATVARELSRAGKKVLILEWGDYEPTRGSAAQVIPQASIPGKSLFFTNQMLATIRGITTGGSSMLYCATAFDPPVDMLKSYGVDISEDAAGIPADIPVAPLSEDLMGPGPRRFLDSAGNAGYDVHKMNKFIYPDKCRLNCQLCSYGCPYGAKWNARHFVDEALENGATIINKAKVSRALIENNKAVGVEYRRNRETYQAFAPVTIIAAGGLGSPMILRKSGIKDTGSKFFFDPLIFVYGKIKGLGSGKSVPMSTGVHFADDGIVMTDFNMPHLLKIILDLEVLKLKQAFSYADTLPIMIKVRDNLGGELTKNGWIRKPLTRDDKLKLHKGAVHAKRILQNAGASDIYQSWVVAAHPGGTVKIGEILDADLKTKYDNLYVCDCSVIPKELGLPPTWTLLSLGKRLAGHLVAADAGSQKKDANFSVPSDDEAEPQKAVSA, encoded by the coding sequence ATGCCGCTGCCAAAAACCGAATTCGATGCCATTGTTGTGGGCACGGGACCAGGGGGTGCCACCGTTGCCAGGGAGCTTTCCAGGGCCGGGAAAAAAGTGCTGATCCTTGAATGGGGGGATTATGAACCAACCCGCGGCAGCGCCGCGCAGGTGATTCCACAGGCATCCATCCCGGGCAAAAGCCTTTTTTTTACCAATCAGATGCTGGCCACAATTCGCGGCATTACCACCGGCGGCAGCTCCATGTTATACTGCGCCACGGCCTTTGATCCCCCGGTTGATATGCTGAAATCCTATGGCGTGGATATTTCGGAGGATGCTGCCGGCATACCGGCTGATATTCCTGTCGCTCCACTCTCTGAGGATCTTATGGGGCCCGGCCCGCGTCGGTTTTTAGACAGCGCCGGAAATGCCGGTTACGATGTTCACAAGATGAATAAATTCATCTACCCGGACAAATGCCGCCTGAATTGCCAGCTCTGCAGTTACGGCTGCCCTTACGGAGCCAAATGGAACGCCCGGCATTTCGTGGATGAAGCCCTTGAAAACGGAGCCACCATTATTAACAAGGCCAAAGTTTCCAGGGCACTCATTGAAAACAACAAAGCTGTAGGCGTTGAATACCGGCGCAACCGGGAAACCTACCAGGCATTCGCGCCGGTCACCATTATTGCCGCCGGGGGGCTGGGATCGCCCATGATTCTGCGCAAGAGCGGCATAAAAGACACCGGCAGCAAGTTCTTCTTTGATCCCCTGATTTTTGTATATGGCAAAATAAAGGGCCTGGGCAGCGGCAAATCCGTGCCCATGAGCACCGGCGTGCATTTTGCGGATGACGGCATTGTCATGACTGATTTTAACATGCCGCATCTTTTGAAAATCATCCTTGATCTGGAAGTCTTGAAGCTCAAACAGGCATTTTCCTATGCCGATACCCTGCCCATCATGATCAAAGTCCGGGATAATCTCGGCGGGGAGCTTACAAAAAACGGGTGGATCCGAAAACCGCTCACCCGGGATGACAAGCTGAAACTCCACAAAGGGGCCGTGCATGCCAAGCGCATTCTTCAGAATGCCGGCGCTTCCGACATTTATCAAAGCTGGGTGGTGGCCGCTCATCCCGGCGGAACGGTTAAAATCGGCGAGATTCTCGATGCGGACTTAAAAACGAAATATGACAACCTTTATGTCTGCGACTGCTCTGTCATCCCGAAGGAACTGGGGCTTCCCCCCACCTGGACGCTGCTTTCGCTCGGTAAACGCCTGGCCGGGCATCTGGTTGCGGCGGATGCTGGCAGCCAGAAAAAAGACGCGAATTTTTCAGTGCCATCAGATGACGAAGCTGAACCCCAAAAAGCCGTAAGTGCATAG
- a CDS encoding DUF362 domain-containing protein translates to MKLISRRNFLRYQAGGMLWAAGASLLAPARLFAQNQTDIAVVKGDIEAAVRKSVEMIGGISKFVKKGSQVVIKPNMSFPTGPERASNTHPLAVKTIAAMCKEAGAARVLVLDNPLSPAERCLEASGIAAACDSIEPGMTQMVTNPRSFKEIEIKNGKTLKETDVIKSVLDADVLIAVPVAKSHSGAGVSISMKGMMGLIQNRSIMHRIGLHESIVDLASLLTPDLVVVDATRVLTTGGPGGPGKVIEPGTIIAATDMVAADAYTVSAFEWYGKKYAPEQVKHIRLAHERGLGRMDIENLKVRKTTV, encoded by the coding sequence ATGAAGCTGATAAGCAGACGAAATTTTTTAAGATACCAGGCCGGCGGCATGCTCTGGGCGGCCGGCGCATCCCTTCTGGCCCCGGCCCGGCTGTTTGCCCAAAACCAGACCGATATCGCCGTGGTTAAAGGTGACATTGAGGCGGCGGTCCGAAAATCCGTTGAAATGATCGGCGGCATCTCCAAATTTGTCAAAAAGGGCAGCCAGGTGGTCATTAAACCCAACATGAGCTTTCCCACGGGTCCGGAGCGGGCTTCCAACACCCATCCGCTGGCAGTCAAAACCATTGCCGCCATGTGCAAGGAAGCCGGCGCCGCCCGCGTGCTGGTACTGGACAACCCCCTGTCCCCGGCAGAGCGCTGCCTTGAAGCCTCCGGCATTGCCGCGGCTTGTGATTCCATTGAACCGGGCATGACCCAGATGGTAACCAACCCCCGGAGCTTTAAGGAAATTGAAATCAAAAACGGCAAAACCCTTAAAGAAACCGATGTGATAAAATCCGTGCTGGATGCCGATGTTCTGATTGCCGTGCCTGTGGCCAAATCCCACTCCGGCGCCGGCGTCAGCATTTCCATGAAAGGCATGATGGGGCTGATCCAGAACCGGAGCATTATGCACCGGATCGGCCTGCACGAGAGCATTGTTGATCTGGCCTCACTCCTGACGCCGGATCTCGTCGTGGTGGATGCCACCCGGGTGTTGACCACCGGGGGACCTGGCGGGCCCGGCAAAGTTATTGAGCCCGGAACCATTATTGCGGCAACCGATATGGTGGCAGCGGATGCCTATACGGTCTCCGCATTTGAATGGTATGGGAAAAAATATGCACCGGAACAGGTCAAGCATATCCGCCTGGCCCATGAACGGGGCCTCGGCCGAATGGACATTGAGAACCTGAAGGTCCGGAAAACAACCGTTTAA
- a CDS encoding 2-hydroxyacyl-CoA dehydratase family protein, which yields MRAAIKEYNYDWLMGSTLSAAAKFPAGTAKEIAWAYRYIPYFKGIVKNFVDAGPPGIYFMDLLAGYYQNILDAHAQGKKIAATTFCSSPVIFYAMDIVPLTFEVLTAIGAMVWKRGMFDYMDYCCEVGMPETACSSQRGALGAYLADMGENIDIVLCDTPGVCDTNANAFVFAAEYLDKPFFQLNYPSTLGDSRSQAYHVKDFQAMIRFLEEQTGKKIDYDRLAENLKEVEAQDAITADLEDMLMMVPTPIPPIYTLMIYAGRFCFAGHPGYTRLLELLRDEAQKRMAAGVPALKAGAENLRVLMCYIDHYTVDINFYNYLEERGIANAGSILTRNFRDYNPYCQALEGSCYGVDLSSPEAMLDTVAQMNARLPMVRSIRGPYDQHGMWLDECLALARLYSVDCIIYNGTPGCRNTWGMVKPFARDIEKQGIPVHIMNDDAFDDRVESWEATRERLDEFFTVRGLL from the coding sequence ATGCGAGCAGCAATTAAGGAATACAATTATGACTGGCTCATGGGCAGCACACTCAGCGCGGCGGCCAAATTCCCGGCAGGTACGGCAAAAGAGATCGCCTGGGCATACCGTTATATTCCCTACTTCAAGGGTATTGTAAAAAATTTCGTCGATGCGGGCCCCCCCGGCATTTATTTTATGGATCTGCTCGCCGGGTACTACCAAAACATTCTTGACGCCCACGCACAGGGAAAAAAAATCGCCGCCACCACATTCTGCAGTTCACCGGTCATTTTTTACGCAATGGACATCGTACCGCTGACCTTTGAGGTGTTAACCGCCATCGGTGCCATGGTCTGGAAGCGGGGCATGTTTGACTACATGGATTACTGCTGTGAAGTCGGCATGCCGGAGACCGCCTGCTCATCCCAGCGCGGCGCGCTCGGTGCCTATTTGGCGGATATGGGAGAAAACATTGATATAGTGCTCTGCGATACGCCGGGTGTCTGCGATACGAATGCCAACGCCTTTGTATTTGCCGCCGAATATCTGGACAAACCCTTCTTCCAGTTAAACTATCCGAGCACCCTCGGTGACAGCCGGAGCCAGGCCTACCATGTGAAAGACTTTCAGGCCATGATCCGGTTTCTGGAGGAACAAACCGGCAAAAAAATCGATTATGACCGGCTCGCGGAAAACTTGAAAGAGGTGGAAGCCCAGGATGCCATCACTGCAGACCTTGAAGACATGCTCATGATGGTCCCCACCCCGATTCCGCCGATTTATACGCTCATGATTTATGCGGGCCGGTTCTGTTTTGCCGGCCATCCGGGATATACCCGGCTGCTGGAACTTTTGCGGGATGAAGCGCAAAAACGGATGGCCGCCGGCGTGCCCGCCTTGAAAGCCGGTGCGGAAAATCTGCGCGTGTTAATGTGCTACATTGATCATTACACCGTTGATATAAATTTCTACAATTATTTGGAAGAGCGCGGCATCGCCAATGCCGGCTCGATTCTGACCCGCAATTTCCGGGACTACAACCCCTACTGCCAGGCTTTGGAGGGCTCCTGCTACGGGGTTGATCTTTCCTCGCCGGAGGCAATGCTTGACACAGTCGCCCAGATGAACGCCCGACTCCCCATGGTGCGCTCCATCCGGGGCCCCTATGACCAGCACGGGATGTGGCTGGATGAATGCCTGGCCCTTGCCAGATTATACAGCGTGGACTGCATCATCTACAACGGAACCCCCGGGTGCCGCAACACCTGGGGTATGGTCAAGCCCTTTGCCCGGGATATCGAAAAACAGGGGATACCGGTCCATATCATGAATGACGACGCTTTTGACGACCGGGTGGAATCCTGGGAGGCGACAAGGGAGCGACTGGACGAATTTTTTACCGTAAGAGGCCTGCTATGA
- a CDS encoding 4Fe-4S binding protein, translating to MNFRRVVQGFCLVLFLALLAGAGHLAASDLFLRLDPSLVGVTALSARVLKWIFIPALIVLVSAVFLGRAFCGYICPMGTTIDLSDRCLKKRGTKAQNGPEWLSPHLNLYLLIFLAGAGLFGVSLIFWLTPLGLITRLYGLLVYPVIELTADFGLAAIYPIADRLDIRSLMFAEIEPSRFAAQFFVLVIFILIFAAGKITPRFWCRYLCPAGGMLALAAKRPLIRRQVSDACNQCGICARNCPMGAIGIDDPSKTDHSACITCQKCSKLCPQDAIEFSLSAPLNTHAAANSPISPSRRQFLLAGAAGMGTAAISLTGLTAATDKYTEGEVRAARLIRPPGALPEASFLSACVRCGECMTACPTNTLQPIWFDAGFIGMFSPAIIPRRKYCDPRCTVCGEVCPTGAIRALSSGERVWAKTGTAVIYRQKCLAWEHKKSCMVCDEVCPYDAVEFEKKPELPYPVPHVKEDRCAGCGYCEHYCPVQNDAAIVVTPMDELRLKTGSYRETGKIRGYKMNLRPASDPLLPKTYPQGENAATPDADSDGPAPGFEPL from the coding sequence ATGAATTTCCGGCGAGTTGTTCAAGGTTTTTGCCTGGTCTTGTTTCTGGCGCTTCTGGCCGGCGCCGGTCATCTGGCGGCATCAGACTTATTTCTTCGCCTGGACCCTTCGCTGGTCGGGGTTACCGCCCTGTCGGCCCGCGTCCTGAAATGGATCTTTATTCCGGCGCTGATCGTTCTGGTTTCGGCCGTTTTTTTGGGCCGGGCCTTTTGCGGCTATATCTGCCCCATGGGGACCACCATTGATCTATCCGACCGATGCCTGAAAAAACGGGGGACAAAGGCACAAAACGGGCCGGAATGGCTCTCACCGCATCTAAATCTCTATCTCCTCATATTCCTGGCCGGCGCCGGTTTATTCGGGGTTTCCCTGATTTTCTGGCTCACCCCCCTTGGCCTGATTACCCGGCTGTATGGCCTGCTTGTCTATCCGGTTATTGAACTAACCGCCGATTTTGGCCTGGCCGCCATATACCCCATCGCCGACCGCCTGGATATCCGCTCCCTCATGTTTGCGGAAATTGAACCGTCCCGATTTGCCGCGCAATTTTTCGTACTGGTTATTTTTATTCTGATCTTTGCGGCCGGTAAAATTACCCCCAGGTTCTGGTGCCGCTATCTCTGCCCGGCCGGGGGCATGCTGGCCCTTGCCGCCAAAAGACCTCTAATCCGGCGCCAAGTAAGCGATGCATGCAACCAGTGCGGCATATGCGCAAGAAACTGTCCCATGGGGGCGATTGGCATCGATGATCCGTCAAAAACCGATCACTCGGCCTGCATTACCTGTCAAAAGTGTTCAAAACTATGCCCCCAGGATGCGATTGAATTCAGCTTATCCGCGCCACTTAATACGCATGCAGCCGCCAATTCCCCGATCTCCCCTTCCCGGCGGCAGTTTCTGCTTGCCGGTGCAGCGGGCATGGGGACCGCAGCGATAAGCCTTACCGGCTTGACCGCGGCCACCGACAAATATACCGAAGGCGAGGTCCGCGCCGCCCGCTTGATCCGGCCGCCGGGTGCGCTGCCGGAGGCGAGCTTCCTGTCTGCCTGTGTCCGCTGCGGGGAGTGCATGACAGCCTGCCCCACCAACACCCTGCAGCCCATATGGTTTGATGCCGGTTTTATTGGGATGTTCAGCCCGGCCATTATCCCAAGGCGCAAATACTGTGATCCGCGATGCACCGTCTGCGGCGAGGTATGCCCCACCGGCGCGATCCGAGCGCTCTCCTCCGGCGAGCGGGTCTGGGCCAAAACCGGGACAGCTGTGATCTACCGGCAGAAGTGCCTGGCATGGGAGCACAAAAAAAGCTGCATGGTCTGTGACGAGGTCTGCCCCTACGATGCGGTTGAATTTGAAAAAAAGCCCGAACTGCCCTACCCGGTGCCGCATGTAAAAGAAGACCGGTGCGCCGGCTGCGGTTACTGCGAGCACTACTGCCCGGTGCAGAATGATGCGGCCATCGTGGTGACACCCATGGATGAACTGCGCCTTAAAACCGGATCTTACCGGGAAACCGGAAAAATCCGGGGCTACAAGATGAACCTCCGGCCCGCATCCGACCCCCTGCTTCCCAAAACCTACCCGCAAGGAGAGAATGCGGCAACGCCGGATGCCGATTCCGACGGTCCGGCCCCGGGATTTGAGCCACTCTAA
- a CDS encoding acyl-CoA dehydratase activase, with translation MIVAGCDVGSLTAKAVILKNGERFSEAVIRAKPRPSDSASEVMRLALADAGLTFDNLDYMVGTGYGREQIPFVHAVESEISCHAKGAWHLAPSVRMVVDIGGQDAKATKIDENGSVARFIYNDKCASGTGRFLEVMAEALEVPLDQMGSIGAQAAEKLSISNQCVIFAESEVISLVNDGKEIPDIINALHHAMARRVASLARSIEVTPEVVMTGGVAKNQGVFDALSEALGLPLRSLDGTDPQIIGALGAALYAMEKAEALHAAV, from the coding sequence ATGATTGTAGCAGGATGCGATGTGGGCTCCTTAACGGCTAAGGCTGTGATATTGAAAAACGGCGAGCGCTTTTCCGAGGCGGTGATCCGGGCCAAACCCCGGCCCTCGGATTCGGCAAGCGAGGTGATGCGGCTGGCGCTTGCCGATGCCGGCCTGACATTTGATAATCTCGATTATATGGTTGGCACCGGCTACGGCCGCGAGCAGATACCGTTTGTCCATGCCGTTGAATCCGAAATCTCCTGCCACGCCAAAGGCGCCTGGCATCTTGCGCCCTCTGTCCGCATGGTTGTTGATATCGGCGGCCAGGATGCCAAAGCCACAAAAATTGATGAAAACGGCAGCGTGGCCCGGTTTATCTACAACGACAAATGCGCCTCCGGCACCGGCCGGTTTCTGGAGGTGATGGCCGAGGCCCTTGAGGTCCCGCTCGACCAGATGGGCAGTATCGGTGCCCAAGCCGCGGAAAAACTCTCCATCTCCAACCAGTGCGTCATATTTGCGGAATCCGAGGTCATCTCCCTGGTAAATGACGGAAAAGAGATACCGGATATCATCAACGCCCTCCATCATGCCATGGCCCGGCGGGTAGCGTCCCTGGCCAGAAGCATCGAGGTAACCCCGGAGGTCGTCATGACCGGCGGGGTGGCCAAAAATCAAGGGGTCTTTGACGCTTTGTCAGAGGCCCTGGGGCTGCCATTACGATCGCTTGACGGAACGGATCCCCAGATTATCGGGGCCCTGGGCGCGGCCCTGTATGCCATGGAAAAAGCAGAAGCTTTGCATGCAGCTGTTTGA
- a CDS encoding 2-hydroxyacyl-CoA dehydratase family protein, whose translation MQLFHDVANQIKCQPLIDWKALNRPVVGYTCSQVPAEIFHAAGILPIRMRGIETDGMDIGDAYYGPFICSFPKCLLQLVGKGAYKFIDGAVITPGCDAMRRLDECWRKAGEDYDGIIPGFFYYFDVPHKAEGHGMEWFVEEIEYLIAEIEDYFKVTITDENLRAAILEYNKGRRLLSEIESMRTSETPVVSGSDMFAATIAGTVMPRAQYNEELTQWMASLSQSPPMENVRKRIMLIGSITDDPDLIRLIETDTDAMVVAENLCFGVRSEGRPVDEDADPISALAEHYLGESTCPRMYGRYKQRLAVLKEKIEQSHVDGVIMQNIRFCDLHGAENALFEKDLEAEGIPCLRLEREYGPMIDKGRLKLRINAFLERLGRGRKYASSN comes from the coding sequence ATGCAGCTCTTCCATGATGTGGCCAACCAGATTAAATGCCAGCCGCTGATTGACTGGAAGGCCCTAAACCGGCCGGTGGTCGGATATACCTGCTCCCAGGTGCCGGCTGAAATTTTTCATGCCGCCGGGATTCTGCCGATTCGAATGCGGGGCATCGAAACGGACGGCATGGATATCGGAGACGCCTATTACGGGCCGTTTATCTGCAGTTTTCCCAAGTGCCTGCTCCAGCTTGTCGGCAAGGGCGCCTACAAATTTATTGACGGCGCGGTCATCACGCCCGGCTGCGATGCCATGCGGCGCCTGGATGAATGCTGGCGCAAGGCGGGCGAAGACTATGACGGCATTATACCCGGCTTTTTCTACTACTTTGATGTGCCCCACAAGGCCGAAGGCCACGGCATGGAATGGTTTGTCGAGGAAATTGAGTACTTAATCGCCGAAATCGAGGATTATTTCAAAGTGACGATTACGGATGAAAATCTGCGCGCGGCGATTTTGGAATACAATAAGGGGCGGCGGCTGCTCTCTGAAATTGAATCCATGCGGACATCCGAAACACCCGTGGTATCAGGCTCGGACATGTTTGCCGCCACCATTGCCGGCACGGTGATGCCAAGGGCCCAATATAACGAAGAGTTGACGCAGTGGATGGCATCCTTAAGCCAAAGCCCCCCCATGGAAAATGTCCGCAAACGGATTATGCTGATCGGCAGCATCACCGACGACCCGGATCTTATCCGTTTGATTGAAACCGATACCGATGCAATGGTGGTGGCGGAAAACCTGTGCTTCGGGGTCCGGTCCGAAGGCCGGCCGGTGGATGAAGACGCAGATCCGATAAGCGCCCTGGCCGAACATTATCTCGGCGAATCCACGTGCCCGCGCATGTATGGCCGGTACAAGCAGCGGCTGGCCGTTTTGAAGGAAAAAATCGAGCAAAGCCATGTGGACGGCGTCATCATGCAGAATATCCGCTTCTGCGATCTGCACGGGGCTGAAAACGCCCTGTTTGAAAAGGACCTGGAGGCGGAAGGAATTCCCTGCCTTCGGCTGGAACGCGAATACGGCCCGATGATTGACAAGGGCCGTTTGAAATTACGGATCAACGCCTTTCTTGAAAGGCTCGGCCGGGGGAGGAAATATGCGAGCAGCAATTAA
- a CDS encoding FmdE family protein: protein MCLSDQRICGKTWDEFLEMIQSFHGFPAPGLVLGSFMVDLAKSLIGEEVEADAIVETRHCLPDAVQIFTPCTIGNGWMKIMDWDKFALTLYDRHNLDGYRVWFDLEKAKAYPDLYNWYMRLVPKKDLPISVLLKVLAEAGHSVLSYAPVTMTSHYTREKKKTINICAGCGEAYPAWQGSLCRACQGEGYYAARVEDENTGSGAADADGAGADSPKLKKVPVEQAVGKRLTHDITEIRKGEFKGRAFKKGHEIRHEDICHFHRLGKQHVYIEEVESAHIHENEAAERMANAFCGPGVIWRGEPVEGKLKLQAKTDGLLTVSKPALADINMLGEVMCATRHTHTMVKAGDIVAATRAIPLLVRKAVVDRAVEIAAAASGIIDVIPLNQASVGIIITGNEVYHQIIEDQFEAILRSKVTELGSNVADVAFAPDDADKIAVILRRLLSAGVDLILTSGGMSVDPDDVTRMGVVKAGGKACTYGSPVLPGAMFMIAYVEDVPVLGVPACGIYHKTTMLDLILPRVLAGERLDRSDISEMGHGGLCLDCKVCRFPECPFGK from the coding sequence ATGTGCCTTTCTGATCAGCGCATATGCGGTAAAACCTGGGATGAATTTTTGGAAATGATTCAATCCTTTCACGGATTTCCGGCCCCCGGGCTTGTGCTGGGCTCCTTTATGGTGGATTTGGCCAAATCCCTGATTGGCGAAGAGGTGGAGGCGGATGCCATTGTTGAAACCCGCCACTGCCTGCCGGATGCCGTGCAGATTTTTACCCCCTGTACCATCGGCAACGGGTGGATGAAAATCATGGATTGGGACAAATTTGCCCTGACCCTCTACGACCGTCACAATCTGGATGGGTACCGGGTTTGGTTTGATCTTGAAAAGGCCAAAGCCTATCCGGATCTTTACAATTGGTACATGCGGCTTGTACCCAAAAAGGATCTGCCGATTTCGGTGCTTTTAAAGGTTTTGGCCGAGGCGGGACATTCAGTGCTATCCTATGCGCCCGTTACAATGACAAGCCATTACACGCGCGAGAAGAAAAAGACCATTAATATCTGTGCCGGATGCGGCGAGGCATATCCCGCATGGCAGGGTTCTTTATGCCGGGCCTGTCAGGGGGAAGGCTATTATGCCGCACGCGTTGAAGATGAAAACACTGGTTCCGGTGCAGCGGATGCGGACGGCGCAGGCGCGGATTCTCCCAAATTAAAGAAAGTGCCGGTGGAGCAGGCGGTGGGCAAACGTTTGACCCATGATATCACCGAGATCCGCAAAGGCGAATTTAAGGGGCGGGCCTTTAAAAAAGGCCATGAAATCAGGCATGAGGATATCTGCCACTTCCATCGCCTGGGCAAGCAGCATGTATATATCGAGGAAGTCGAGTCCGCGCATATTCATGAAAATGAAGCGGCTGAACGTATGGCCAACGCCTTTTGCGGACCGGGGGTGATATGGCGGGGCGAACCGGTTGAAGGAAAGCTCAAGCTCCAGGCCAAAACCGACGGTCTGCTTACGGTTTCAAAACCCGCACTGGCGGATATCAATATGCTCGGCGAGGTCATGTGCGCCACCCGCCACACCCATACGATGGTCAAAGCCGGCGACATCGTCGCGGCAACGCGCGCCATTCCGCTTTTGGTCCGTAAAGCGGTGGTTGACCGGGCGGTTGAGATTGCGGCGGCGGCATCGGGCATCATTGACGTCATACCGCTCAATCAGGCCAGCGTGGGGATTATCATTACCGGCAACGAGGTCTATCATCAGATCATTGAGGATCAGTTCGAGGCGATTCTTCGGTCAAAAGTCACGGAGCTTGGCTCGAATGTCGCGGATGTGGCATTTGCGCCGGATGATGCCGATAAAATCGCAGTGATTCTCCGCCGCCTGCTTTCTGCCGGTGTGGATTTGATTCTTACTTCCGGCGGTATGTCGGTTGATCCGGATGACGTCACCCGCATGGGCGTGGTTAAGGCCGGCGGCAAGGCTTGCACCTATGGGTCGCCGGTGCTGCCCGGGGCCATGTTTATGATCGCCTATGTGGAGGATGTTCCGGTTTTGGGGGTGCCGGCCTGCGGCATTTATCACAAGACCACCATGCTGGACCTGATTCTGCCCCGCGTGCTCGCCGGCGAGCGGCTGGACCGCTCTGATATTTCAGAAATGGGCCATGGCGGTCTGTGCCTTGACTGCAAGGTCTGCCGCTTCCCGGAATGTCCGTTTGGCAAATAA